GCACGCTCCCAGGACATGAGCCCTGGGGGCAAATGAGTGACCAGGGTCCTGATGGTGTATGGGAGGCCGACACACCGTAGGGCTTCTTCCAGTTCACCTTCTCGTCCCGCCTTCTCCACGCTTCCCCCAGTTCTTGGAGGTGGGTAGCCCAGCTCCACCTCCCACAGACGCTCAAAGGACGAGACCCACTCACCCAAGATTCCCAAACCTACCAATGGCTGGGCCACCAGGCAGGTGTACCCCACCTCACTCCCACGCCATGTCACCCACCACCAACTACAGAGACGATTCCCTGCGTCTCCGTATCAGCGCACAGGGGCTCAACGTGCTGAAGGGACAAACGCACACATCATAACAGGTGGAGTTTTACAAGAATTCTTGTCACCAGCAGCCTTCCATGCCAGTCCACACGATGACACCTGGAATTCACCAACCCAACCGGGTGAGGAGGAGAAGCCGCCTTCACACTTTCTCCAAGGGTGACTTCCCTCATGGTATGCTACAGTTTGGATGTGGACTGTCCCCCAAAGGCCACGGGTTTGGTGCTGTTGGAAGGAGGTGGGACCTTTAAAAGGTGGGGCTTAGGAGGAGGAAGTGAGGTCATTGGGGGAGTGGCCTGGAGCCTCAGCCtctcctctctgctttctggccacCAGAAGGGGACCAGCTTCCTCCACCTCACACAATCCCCAAAGCACCCGAGCTCGAACTGAAAGCTCTCAAAGTATCGTCCAAAACCTTTCGTCTTTTTAAGTCGATTATCTCAAGGTATTCGTtctagtaacagaaagctgacggATACATGATGGATGAGGCCATATTCCAGATCGGTGGGTAAATACATTCAACCCAGGCCCAGTTCCCAATGCTGGAGGGGTGTCATTGAAGGGGATTAGGACCTTGAACAGATTTACTGTGGCCTAAAGAGAAAAGGCATGATCTGACGGTtcatttacaaagaaaaaaaaagttgctgaTGGCTTTCATTCGACGCACCAGAGAGAATGAAATGCAGGAGGCGAACAATCATaagaggaaggaagagaagaaggagtgTCCCATTTCTCAGACACGGAAGAAGTAGTGTGTTtgatttgcagctgtgcattcccCCCGCCCCAGACAGCCCCCCAACCTTCCTGCACAGGACAATTCGGCATGCAGCCCGCCATCTTGAATCCACTCCCAAACTTTCTTCAGATCAACTTCTGATGAAAAGCTGTTGAGGACAGAACAGGCCAGATCCGAGCCAAAGACAGGAATGAGGACACCAACTAGCCCCCAGCAAGTGCCGGAGAGAAGACAGATGGATCAGAGGCAGACAGAGCCTGAGTTGAGGCTGAAAATTTGGATTAAGGACAGACGTGTGCATTGGGCTGGCTGCAGAGCTGGCTGAGAGTGTCCCTCAGGAGGGATGGGCAAGGCAAAGGGATGCAGGTGTCACCTCCAGGGTTTCCTGAGCACCGGGGTCTCTGCAGGGCTCCCCAGGGACCTCCTGACTCGGATCCACAGACTCCTCAGCTGGGCCACCTTTGACTCCATTCGCTGCCTGCTAGAAACACAACCATCCCATCATTAGTCTTCAAGAGGAGGCAGGGAATTGTCATCTTAGCCCACAGGACGGAGGAAACGAGATTAAAAATGAAGACGCCCCACTAGATAGCCTTTGGGGGGAGGGGAGTACCaatgcttaaaaaaaataaatcaataatgggcggctcaggaggccgaggaaggaggattgcaagtcggaggccagcctcggcaacttagaagGGGCTTAAGCAAATTAGCCAGACCCCTGTCTCAAGATATTTTTtagaagggctgggatgtggctcagtggctcagcACCCGTGAGTTCAATAACCTAgtagcaaaaaagaaaagaaaaagaaaaagaaagaaaaaagaaagaaaaaagaaaaaatttcaattaaagttaaaaattaaaaattttcaattAGAGCTGGCTCCTCTTTTTTTCACAGGGGCTATGTCCCAAGACCCCCGGGGGATGCCAGAAGTCTTGCACAGTACGGAACCCTGTGTATGGTTTTGTCCCCAACCTATGCATCGTTCTGATAAAGCTGAATCTGCAAATTTGGGCACCGTCGGGTGTCCGCCACACTCCCGATGCAATGGAGCAAACTCGGCATTTAGACCCTAATAAACGTGATGTGAAGGCAGGTCCCTAAGAGCCAAGGCAAGGTTAGTATCCTTGGTGACTGAAACCATATCAGGCAATAGGAGAGTGTCCCAGTTACGATTTCAGGCACGGCTGCAAGTCCCTCAAAAGTTTTGAAAATTAAGTGAGATGCCCCCGCCatattggttttctttctttttttttggttttattggttttctttactattttagaaatttttttaaaatttaaacacagggtctcattaagctgcttaggttcttgctaagtagctgaggctggcctccgtctggcaatcctcctgccccagcctccagagccgcaggCGTGCACTACCCCGTGGCTCTTTTCTGTTCCTTGCTAAAGCCCTTAGGCGATTCAGGGTGCAGTGGGAAAACCCAGGGTCTGCTCGGCTGATGCAGATCTTCTGAGAGAAGGGACAAGCGACAGACAGGAGCCTGTGGGACAGAAGGGGCCAGTGTACCCGGGTGGGTTGGGTCTCGGCGACGTCTGGAAATGGAAGGGCCAGCGGTGGCCGAGGCGCACACGGGATCCCGGCCGGAGTCAGGGTGTCAGGGCAGCCTCCCGTCTGTTATGAGGGAAGAGCCGACAGGTGAGACCCGCACCTTGGCATGGACGCAGCTTTACCAACAGGTGGGCAGGGTCCCCGCCTCCAGGGTGCCGGTGGCACCTGACCTCAGGCGCCGAGGGTGACGGGCTCACCGGCGTCCAACGTGGAtccttctctgttctctcccatgggATCCCACCTGATGCCGGGGTGCAGCCTCCTGGTGCCTGGACAGGGTGGTGCATCTCCATCTGCCCCGGGAAATGAAGAGCTATACCTGTGCCACCTAACTTGGATGCGACTCAAATCAGAAGCCAGCTTTCAACTGGGGGAGACAGTGGTGCACACCCATCatcccaggaactcaggaggctgaggcaggaggatggcgaattggaggccagcctcagcaacttagccaggccctaagcaactcggccagaccccgtctcaaaatgaaaaacgcAAAACACAAACGGGGCCAGGTGTGGGGGCACACACCCGTcggtcccagcggctctggaggctgaggcaggaggatggcaagttggaggccagcctcagccacttaagcAAATgagtgaggctctgtctcaaaataaagataaaagaaagggctggggatgtggctctgtgggttCAAGGTTGGGTACCAAGGTCCTGCGCATTCCTGACCCTCCTCCTCGCAGGCCTCTGAGGACACTGGTTACCCCCTTGCTCTTGGTGGTGAGGGGTCTAATTTGCAGTCGGAGACACTTGTCCACACACAGGAGCCCGTTAAGGACAGAGCAGGACCTGAGCCTGTGTCCGCCCAGCCCTGCTCCTGAACCCTGCGCTGGGCACAGTGTCCACAGCACCCTGGGGCCTCACGGGTCAGAAGCATGTAAATCCCACGGGCTGCTTTGACCCGTCGGGACGGCGAAGGAAATGTCCTAAATTCTCACCCTGCCCACGTCAGGAAAAGGACCTGCGTGGACGCCTTGCCCTCTGCCACCCGCTTGCTTTGGTCCTGCAAGAGACCCACGGTGGCCTTGGAGGATAAACGAAGCAATAATTTgactttgcctcagcctcctggctaagttgctgaggccggcctcAGCCTTgggatcctccggcctcagcctcctgagacactgggattagaggtgtgtgccaccgcgccTGACCCCACAGGTTTATTGAAAACAATACTAAATAAAACATAGACCTAAAACATTGTCAAATCAATATCCCCCTTATTTTTTACCAATAACTAGGAAACACATCCCTCTTTACCCAAGatgaagagagagagacccaagatGAGCGTTTAGCAAGAGTATGGGGCCAACGCAGCCTCTCGGCCAGGTTTCGGGAAGCCGGTGAACAAATGGGTTTGTCATTAGGGGACTGATTCATCCACGAGAAGActgcctgacattcagttcacctTGAAAGAACAGACCTGGGACACGGTCCAGAGACCCGTGGGTAGCTCTAAGGAAGGACAGGCGGACGGAGCAGAGAAGCCCAGAAACGAAATCGAACAGAACCAAAATTTTGCCCTCCGTCCAGAAACGTGTGACCGTTGGAAGAGGGGTACCAAAAGAATCCTCTCCTGGGCAAGGATAGtctgattcagaatttcaaattggtttttgcaaaatttttttttcccataaacCATGTCTGGCCttcaatttccaaaaaaattaacCATCCTGTGAGAAGACAAGACCAAACGAGTGAAAACCAagagaaaaaccaaaccaaacaacaagCAGCAGACCTGCGGGAACGCAGAAAAATGATGGCTCAGACACAAGACCATTAGCAATGCGAGAAATAGACTCTGAAATCGGGAACCAGCCGCAGAATGTCCGTGTGGTAATGACACTCGAGCCAGGTTTTGTTGCGACTTATCCACATCTGCTCGCTTTATGGCTGCATAGTATTCCACTCTAGGAATTCGCCTCGATTGGTTCACACATTCGCCTCTTGATGGACCCTTGTTCCATTGCAAAGCTACTATATATAAAAGTGCTATCATCTTTATGGACATTGGAAGCCAGCctcaaaatcaaatataaaaataaaaataaaaatataaacaaaaataaaatataagctttcatttctcttgagcAAACTTAGGAGTGGAACGGCTGCATTATGCACTAGGTGCATGTTTAATGTTcgaagaaattacaaatttcccaCCTGCATACACTGTAATTTTGTTTGCAGGAAAACCAAAGAGAATCTTGTGTCGCCGCATGAAAAAATTCAGCACACCGTCTGGATTCAAAAGTCACATGCATTTCTACATGccgatatcagaaaaaaaaaattaagcaatgcTATTTACTTAGTCTCAAAAATTAACAAGCCTAACAAAATACAAAAgtccactgcaaaaaaaaaaattaacagtgtTGAGAGAAATTAAAGATATAAGTATAGAAATGGACCAAGTTCCTAGAGTTGGAAGGCTCAGTACCTTGGAGACGTTAATAATCCTAAAACTGGTTTATAGATCGAACGACACCCCAGCCAAAATTCTGGAAGTTTCTCTTTTTAGGAGAAAAATCGCCAtgctaattattttatataaaaatgtccCCGGGTTAGATAATGGCCATCATTAAACACTCAAAGGTAGCTCTTTTGAATAAATACTCCTAGAATTCACACCCAGCTTTTCTGCACTTAAaaggacttttaaaaaaaaatagcatctcaacctcaccaaaaaaaaataaaaataaaaattaaaattaaaataataataataataataataataataaaattttttgaGGGGTGAGTCCGGTTTTGGCTCCTCAAAAAAATCAAGACTCCAGAATCTGCAATTCAATAAATGGCCATAAGGGGGCAGTAGGGCTGCAAaattcattcagaaaaaaaaaaattcattcaggaaaaaaattcattcaggaaatacaCGGGGTGCTGTAGGGAACCCCTCCCTTTTAAAACTGCAAGGACCgtcattttggggggggggacaaAGTGGCTGCAGGAGAACAGAGGAGACAGACCCGAGCTGGGTTGCTTTCTCCGTCTCCCCACGGGACATCTCTGCCATGAGCTTgagaaacctcttttctttatcagTTTCCCCGTTCCACagcattttgttacagcaacgtcaaatgggccaaggatcagaATCAATCTCCCCAACCACTATTCACAAAGGCCAGGGCGGCCAAGGGGGACAGGAAGTTGAAAGGTGAAAAATGGATCTACACCCAGCACTTTTCTCCCCATTCCTATCTGGACCATTGATTTCTCTCTGAAATCGGAGCAGGTGGGAGGCTGGGGGCGGGGGACAGCTCCCAagatggagtctactgttgattctGGGAATTGGCTGATTCTACATTTTTCCCTCCTATAAGGACCCTTGTGATGAGGCGGGTCCCCTGGGATAATCCACAACCCTCTCTGCACCTCAGCATCCTTGACTCCAATCCATCTGCCAAACCCCCTTCCTCGTACAAGGTTGTGCGGGTCAGGGCGTGGGCGCCTCTGGGCAGAGGGTGGGAGGCGGGTACTCACGTCTTCACGTCCTTCAGGGGGCGTCGGGGTCTCCGCCACCGTGGTGGACGTGTTCTCCAGAGCAGACCGCAGGTGGCCCGATCCTGGTGCAGAATTTGCACACGGCACCTCAGAAGGGGCAGCTGAGTTTGCACACGGCTCTGCGGCACCGGGGGCTGAATTTGCACGCGTCACCTCGAGGCCATCTGAGCaaacctgcacacacacacacacacacacacacacacacacacaaaaggacaCATTTTCACTAGTCCGCTCTGCTCCGGTCCCCCCGGTCATCCTGCCCCGTGGGTGTGCAAGAGCTGCCCATCAAACGGAAGGATCTGTGCCACTGGATTCCCAAGAACCTGTAAATAACCCACAAGTGTTCCGTGTGGCAGCCCAAGAACCAATAAACTCCTTCCTATTTGCTCCTAGCCTTCAAAGGTTCCCGAGAAGTAGCATCCGGAACCACCGATTTCTTTTTTTCAAGCAAAAAAATCAGAGTTGACCTCCAGCCAGACGCAGTGGCgcaggcctgtgatcccagtggctcgggaggctgaggcaggaggatggagatttCAAAGGCAGCCTCCACCAAAGCGAGGCCCtacgcaactcagggagaccctgtctctcaataaaatgcaaaacagggctggggagggggtgtAAATACCTGTCCGATTGTTTTGGGGGAGTAAGAACGAGGGGGGAAATGGACCTGTGTACTGGTTCCGTGCAGACGCAGCTATTTGCAGAAGTCTTTTGTATCCGCGGTTGGAAGGGAACCGCGGATACGGAGCATCCGCGTGTTTAGACACAATGGGGCGAAGCCAGGGGAGCTGAGGGTCTTGGCGGGGACAGGCTGGTCCTCAGCCGAACTAGCAGAGGAACGTCCACTCACGCGGAGCCCCGCAGGTCCCTGCCTCTCCTGCGCACGGGCCGTTGGGTACAGAGGCCGCGCGCCCTCCTGGAACAGCCTCCACCAGAGATTCAGGAAGGTCACGTGCTGCCGGGGGCCGGACCCCGCGCCCTGCTCCGAGACGGAGCCCGTCTGCGGGTCGTACGTGCAGTTCCAGGGCTTAGTGGACCCCAGAAAGTGCACCACCTTCGCGCCGGAGCCGAacctgaggaggaggaagggcagaTCCCGATTTTCCACCAGGAAAGGGCACAAGAGGTCGCCCGAGCAGGACGGTGGAGGTCCTCACCGAGCGCCACCTGGAGGGGAACCGTCTGACCCGCCACCACTGTTGACAGGGACCTTAGTAGGGCAATGATTGACAGTTACTTTGGGTAAAGGGAATAACATTTTTGGGGGattttgtgtgcgtgtgtgtgtgtgtgtgtgtgtgtggtgctggggatggaacccagggcctctgcatGCGAGGTTAAAtgctccacccctgagccccgtccccagccctattttgcattttatttagagacagggtctccgtgagctgctcagggcctcgctctggctgaggctggctttgaacttgcgatcctcctgcctcagccttcggaCCCGGCCCCCTAAAGATCATTCAAGAAATCCACATGTGCAGTTCTTAGAAAAAGCATCCCTGCTCCGAAATGCTTTGCACCAGCCGGGTTCCGGATCTCCGCTGTCACCAGGTCTTGGAAACAGCATTTGTGCATAGTGAGACATCCTGAGCTGGGCTCCGTGGCACACGCCCGTCGACCCTGcaagctggggaagctgaggctgagggaggatctcaagttggaggccagcctcagcagcttcccGAGGTCCTCGACAATTTGGCGAGACCCTGCCTCCACATGACGTATCAAaacgaggctggggatgtggctcagtggttaagcacccccggGTGGCACCCCCGACACCccaaataataaatgaatgaataatgaaGACGTCCTAAGATGTCTTGGGTATGTGTCACGCCTCATCAAGAAATCAATTTGCTTCACCTGCAGCCTGAAGGTCATTTTCCACGGTATTTGGAGCACACCTGGGCTCTGCCCGGGACCCACACACAATATGGGATATGGGTCCAGTTCTTGGGTTCTGCAGTGTGTCAGATTTGGGATTTTGCAGGGTCGGGGATGGTACCCAGGCTGGGCCAGCACCCCACCTCTGAGCTGCACCCGGCGTCCACACATCAGTCCTGTACAGAGGAACGGCGGGGCAGCTCCAGCGACCTCATCCTTCAAAGGATGGGGACagggaaataaaataaagagcttTCGTGGCAGATGACACAGGCTGCAAACCAAAcgcctctcaaaataaaaagaaaaaggatcaAAGATTCTGAAATCTCCCCTTCTGAGCCTTTTTCCGGTGCCATTCATTATCACTCCCCAAGTGCTTTTTGGAcacttttggttttaattaactCCCCACGAAATTTTAACACCAAAGGCGCATGGTCTATCTGAGATtcacacattatttttttttttaaaaaaaatatattaacaacaacaacaacaacaaaagactaTTTGCCGTCCCCAGAACCAATTTCTGCCTCCCTGGGAGCAGCAGGACCCCTGCTGGAGTTATTCATCTCCTGGATTATTATcacattttgattttcattttaacgTCTCCTCTAGCAGCAGAGCTCCAGATTTTGGGGTCCCAGGACcccagggaagaaaaaaaaaatcactgagaccCAAAGAGGTATAACCCCATGGAattcatcttctctactttacccTCATAGAATCTAAGGCTGAAAATTAAGGAATACCGTCATCCATTCCTTAAAAACAACCCACTATACAGaaatttcataatttttcttttacCAAAAAGGAAATCCCTGTATTCAAAACAAATATCTTTCTGGGTGCCGTGGTGCACAAGCCTGGAATatgagtgactcaggaggctgaggcaggaggatcgcaagtcggagaccagcctcatcaactaactgaggtcctgtctcaaaataaaacttttttaaaaaagcctgGGGGTACAGTTCaggggtacagcacttgcctggcatacggGGACAGGGTCATCTATTTCCCTTTCCTCTACGAAGAGCTGAAATCTAATCTGGGAGATAAAAACAACCAGTGGCTACGGCCAGTTGGGGTTCAAGATGGCGGAGGGCTTACTGCTGGAAGGCTGGACTGTAGGTGTAGGCTGCGTTGCTGGTCAGGTTGTAGATGAACGGCAAATGCTTGTGGATATCTGCCGTCGGCCAGTCACTGAAGAAACTGTTCAGCAAGCCTTGATCTGCGCCTGGGCCACCCGCCAACACAAACAGAGGTCAGTAGAGTTGGGTGCGGTTCTCAGGTCGGCCTTATGTGAAGGACCTAAGGTCTACACTGGCCTTGAGAGGTCCTGTCTGCCAGCTACAGTGTTCCCGCGCTTCTTGGCAGTGATCGGCTACCCATACCATTACTAAAAATCAGGGTGTGTTCCCTACAGGATCTGCATCCATTGCCCcccaaaattaataataaaactgTATACAACCTCCAGCATCCTCCACTCACCCCCAGTGAATTCCATCTGGTAGCTAAAAATGGCTTCCCCATTGTTATGTTAGGACTGTGCAGACTCTTGGAAATGGGCTACATGTATTTTGCATGAGATTTTGGGGGGCCTGGGGGACAATGATATGGTGTATATATGAGGTgtgtcccaaaagctcatgtgtgagacaacacaaaaaggttcagaggtgaaatgattagaagaGGTGTAACCTaatggtggattaatccacttggatggactcactgggtggtgactgtagacaggtggggtgtggctggaggagggggtccctgggctgtgcctttggggtctctgtcctgtccctggtgacagagctctctctgctccctggtgccctgtcctgagctgctctcctcctccaggccctgccgccatcttgttctgctccccttgggccagagccatggagttggccaccagggactgaaccttggacaccatgagcccaaataaaattGTCTTCCTCTAAAATGGTTCTTGTCAAatcttttgatcacagtgatgaaaaaaatcGGATGATAGCAACAAAGACCATGCACCCTGCAAAGCTGACAACATCGCTTATTTGGTCCTTCGGAGGAAGGTTGGAACACCTGTTGTATACGATCGGCACTGCCAAGGTGCCTGGGAGGGAGtattccaaaggttctcctggctgCTGCCTATTGACATAATAACTTCTTGGATGTCTCCCTGTCACCctgtgctgtttgaatctacaaagctgtgagtggctcgtgatttgtgcccagccagactgcggcatttggtggcccgtacggggaacgaACCCGGGACCTGGCTGACTTCTCAATCTGCACCTTTGTCTCCAGGCTCCAGCTCATGGATGCGAGAGACACGTTGAGCTGGGTATAAAACTGGATCCCGGCCACGGGTCCTCTCTGCCCTGCCGACTTCCAGGCTGCCCTCACTCACCGTCAAAGCTGCCGTGCTCCGTGGCATGCTGCAGCAGGAGCTGGTGGGTCTCCAGGGAAGGCTGGAAGACAAACACCCCGCTATTGAAGCAGTCAGGCCATCCCGGATCCGGGGCTGCGGAGAGTTCTTCCCTGTCAAACAGCTCGTCGATGTTGTGCAGAACCTGGCGAGGCAAAGCCACACATCTGTCGCCTCCACTGGGCAACCGAAAAAATTCCACAGGGGCCTAGAGTGAGCCCAATGCACCTCTGGTGCCCAGAAACCTTAgaccaatttttttttgtgtgagaTTCTTAAAACTTTTAAGGTGAAATGAGAAACCCTAGTGAGAAAGACTCCTCTCCAGTTTACCTGCAGTTGTTGAGTCCGCACTGGGTCTGGAATGATTTTTCTCATGGATCTTCAGATTCTAGAATGAGGAGGATTATCCTTCCTTACATCAGCAAGTGTGCAAAATGGAACTGGGGTCCCAGGAAGGGACATGGAGACCATCCATATCCAGCAGATACTGGGTGAATTTCGTCGCAGAGTGGAAATGGTCTCCCCAGCCTCGGCGCCAGCCTCTGGGATACGCCACCTTGAGCCAGCACCCATTCTTGGGGGTCCTAGAACTTTCTCTTATTTTGCAAAACTCTTAGCTTGCTTCCCATGTCCTGGAGCCCATTCAAAAACCACTTAGGATTTGTTTCCGTTCCACGAAACTCAGAGCGAGACCAAAATGCACTCAGTACATTTAGGCTACCCGACATCCTAGCTCAGCAACTCACTGGGCCCTTGAGAACCTGACCCCTAATTGCAACTCCCTCTAACACGTACTGGTTTCTAAATCATGCCATTTGGCAGGGGGCGACCCTGTTTTGGAAGACAGGGTGCTTCACTACCTCTTCCTAAAGAGGTGCTTTTGCTTAACCAAAACTGATTCGCGGTTGACCAACTCCGTCTTGCATTCCAGATCCCCCGTGGCCATTCTGAAAATGCCCATCCCATGATAGTTCTAAGGTACCACCCCCCAAATGACATCGGGGGACGCCACCATTTGCATTTTCGGGGATAGCGCGCTGTCCAATCCGGAATCTACAATTCAATGTACATTATGCTCTTTTGAGCAGATGAGATACTGTGGCTGGGACGGTTTGGATCTGGAGTGTTCTCCACAGGCtcctgtgttaaaggcttggtctccGAAGCAGCAGTGTCCAGAGCTGGGgatttgggaagtgattggatcgtgAGGGCTCTGagctcatcaatggattaatccattgatggattacCGAGATGAAAGGGTTATTGGGAGGTGGTCTAGGCTgtaggaggtgggacctagttgaGGGGAGTAGACCTTGGAATGGCACATCTTATCTCTGgctcttttctgtttctttctcagCTCCCCTGAGCCAATCAGCTTTCCTCTACCActcccttccgccatgatgttctgcctcaactcGGGCTCAGAGCAATGGCGCTAGCCAACCatggaccaagacctctgaaaccctcaGCCAACATAGACCCTTCGTCCTCTAGGTGGATTCTCTCTGGTATTTGGTCATGGCAATGGAAAGCCAACGCCATGGTTCTCAACCACTCTTTGAGAAAGGATCAGTCTTCAAATCCTTCCTGTCCTCACCAGGGTCTAGCCTACTGCCCCTATGTTATTGGTGGTTTGGACGAATTGAATCTCCATGGTGCAGACAGAAGCGCTCATCACCTCTTGAGAACTGACCTGCAAGAGCTGCCATGCCCTGTTTAGGAACAGGGTCGTATTATGGCACAGAGGCATCAGAGCCTCCTCATCAAGCCGAGAAGTTGGTCCTCACCACTCCCTGCACTCACCAGGGTGTCGGCATCCAAGAAGACGCACTTGCTGTAGTGAGTGAGGGTCCAGCAGTGGAGCTTGGTGAGGGTGACCCCCAGCTCAGGTCTCTTCAGAAACGCCAGGTGGATGTAGTCCTCGCTGTCCATCAGATTGACTTCAACGACCTCATCGAACACCCGTGAGAGGGCATCCCTGATAAAGACACGGGTCACCAGAGGACCATTAGCCCAGGACAACACCGTCCTGCCAGAAGATGCCCAGGAGCTGCTCCCAAACACGGAACAAAGCTCCAATTCCCATCACACCCACAGCAGACTCAGCATTTGGGGTTGTCTCCCATGGCTGTCTCTCAACTGGGCACACTTTGCACTCGTTCTGGAAATGACCCCAAACGGGACAAGCATACAGGTTGAAGGGAACTGTTCTAGATAGACTGACTCAGGTCATCTCTTAGAAAGGTAGCTTCCTTCATAAAATATGTCGGCAGGGAGGTGTGA
The genomic region above belongs to Callospermophilus lateralis isolate mCalLat2 chromosome Y, mCalLat2.hap1, whole genome shotgun sequence and contains:
- the Gyg2 gene encoding glycogenin-2 translates to MSVTTQAFVTLATNDIYCQGALVLGLSLRNHKTSRKLVVLITPQVSSLLRDALSRVFDEVVEVNLMDSEDYIHLAFLKRPELGVTLTKLHCWTLTHYSKCVFLDADTLVLHNIDELFDREELSAAPDPGWPDCFNSGVFVFQPSLETHQLLLQHATEHGSFDGADQGLLNSFFSDWPTADIHKHLPFIYNLTSNAAYTYSPAFQQFGSGAKVVHFLGSTKPWNCTYDPQTGSVSEQGAGSGPRQHVTFLNLWWRLFQEGARPLYPTARAQERQGPAGLRVSGRSSASSAEDQPVPAKTLSSPGFAPLCLNTRMLRSGHLRSALENTSTTVAETPTPPEGREDQAANGVKGGPAEESVDPSQEVPGEPCRDPGAQETLEVDVAASVSKMSIQEKLKEPSPEEERKKWEEGRIDYMGKDAFARIQEKLDRFLH